The following proteins are encoded in a genomic region of Hippoglossus hippoglossus isolate fHipHip1 chromosome 3, fHipHip1.pri, whole genome shotgun sequence:
- the tmod2 gene encoding tropomodulin-2 isoform X1, translating into MALSYKKDLEKYKDLDEDEILNKLSEEELKQLESALEEMDPENALLPAGLRQKDHTSKDATGKFDRDRLLKHLEKEAIEYKDREDIIPFTGERKGKAFVPKQRPIETRQEDVTTLDPELEEALCSATDTELCDLAAILGVHTLVTSNQTYDGTGGKDGYNNVIKGEKMNPVFDEPPNPTNVDDTLQRIKSNDSSLTEVNLNNIKNIPIPTLKDLAKAMERNTHVKKFSLAATRSNDPIAVAFSDMLRENKTLRSLNLESNFITGVGVQALVDALRDNDAVIEIKIDNQRQQLGTTVEMEIAKMLEQNNSIVKFGYHFTQQGPRSRAAAAITKNNDLAPPPVRAAVAQFARSEWKRTCRSGAGPVSQPISFFHLTTWNNFSQCPGLISLCGNLSLVPNCGARRAQPEHTSEKKGNNWNCLLSYMLVHTVVYYYVCH; encoded by the exons ATGGCGTTGTCGTACAAGAAGGACCTGGAAAAGTACAAGGATCTGGATGAAGATGAAATCCTCAACAAGCTGTCGGAGGAGGAGCTCAAGCAGCTGGAGTCTGCTCTCGAGGAGATGGATCCTGAG aatgCTCTTCTCCCAGCGGGTTTACGTCAGAAGGACCATACGTCCAAGGACGCAACAGGAAAGTTCGACCGGGACCGTCTGCTCAAACACCTGGAGAAGGAAGCCATCGAGTACAAGGACAGAGAGGATATAATTCCCTTcactggagagagaaaag GTAAAGCATTTGTTCCTAAGCAGAGACCTATAGAAACGCGTCAGGAAGATGTCACAACCCTCGATCCAGAATTGGAGGAAGCCCTGTGCAGcgccacagacacagagctgtgtgATCTAGCAG CGATCCTGGGTGTTCACACGCTGGTCACCAGTAATCAGACATACGATGGGACCGGTGGCAAAGACGGTTACAACA ATGTGATCAAAGGGGAGAAGATGAACCCAGTGTTTGACGAGCCTCCCAATCCCACCAACGTCGACGACACCCTGCAGAGGATAAAGAGCAACGACAGCTCCCTCACGGAGGTCAACCTCAACAACATTAag AACATTCCCATTCCCACCCTGAAGGACTTGGCCAAAGCCATGGAGAGGAACACTCACGTCAAGAAGTTCAGCCTGGCAGCAACACGGAGTAACGACCCAATTGCTGTG GCGTTCAGTGACATGCTGCGGGAGAACAAAACGTTGCGAAGTTTGAACTTGGAGTCCAACTTCATCACCGGGGTCGGGGTGCAGGCTTTGGTTGACGCTTTGCGAGACAACGACGCAGTTATAGAGATCAAGATAGACAACCAG aggcagcagctggGCACCACTGTAGAGATGGAGATAGCTAAAATGTTGGAGCAGAACAACAGCATAGTGAAGTTTGGCTACCACTTCACCCAGCAAGGACCTCGCTCCAGAGCCGCCGCAGCTATCACCAAGAACAACGACCTGg ctcctcctcctgtcagagCTGCGGTAGCACAG TTCGCAAGAAGCGAGTGGAAGCGGACCTGTAGGAGCGGAGCCGGACCCGTCTCCCAGCCAATCTCGTTTTTTCATCTCACCACGTGGAACAATTTCAGCCAATGCCCTGGTCTCATCTCACTGTGTGGAAACTTAAGTCTTGTGCCAAACTGTGGGGCAAGGCGCGCGCAACCAGAACATACATCTGAGAAGAAGGGAAATAACTGGAATTGCCTCCTCTCCTATATGCTTGTTCATActgttgtttattattatgtttgtcATTGA
- the lysmd2 gene encoding lysM and putative peptidoglycan-binding domain-containing protein 2 codes for MAEFSPVLPMRDGGGGGGRFGQPIFPRSRSGSESESELSQSLARTKIRSYGSTASVTSSLGEKYIEHRVSDSDTLQGIALKYGVTMEQVKRANKLFSNDCIFLRNSLNIPVASEKRYTFNGLSLESPDGDGETACQEGDSPSVTPDIEGPSPPPSPPSEDSKPTQPEELSAKDFLHRLDLQIKQSKQAARRLKEEEVRSNEDNYLAPTTSYQEI; via the exons ATGGCGGAGTTCTCGCCCGTCCTGCCGATgcgggatggaggaggaggaggaggacggttCGGTCAGCCCATCTTCCCTCGCTCCAGGTCCGGCTCCGAGTCGGAGAGCGAGCTGTCCCAGAGCCTGGCCCGGACCAAGATCCGCTCCTACGGCAGCACCGCGAGCGTCACGTCCTCTCTGGGGGAGAAATACATCGAGCATCGGGTTTCAGACAGCGATACTCTGCAGGGCATCGCGCTGAAGTACGGTGTCACG ATGGAGCAGGTCAAGAGAGCCAACAAGCTGTTCAGCAACGACTGCATCTTCTTGAGGAACAGCCTCAACATCCCCGTGGCGTCCGAGAAGCGCTACACATTTAACGGACTCTCTCTAGAGTCGCCCGATGGGGACGGCGAAACGGCGTGCCAGGAGGGGGACTCGCCCTCTGTTACACCGGATATTGAGGGACCCTCGCCGCCTCCATCCCCGCCATCAGAGGACTCCAAGCCCACCCAGCCAGAGGAGCTGTCAGCCAAAGACTTCTTACACAGACTGGACTTGCAAATAAAACAGTCAAAGCAGGCGGCGCGCAGGctgaaagaagaggaagtaag GAGCAACGAAGACAACTACTTGGCCCCTACAACGTCGTACCAGGAGATATGA
- the tmod2 gene encoding tropomodulin-2 isoform X3, with protein sequence MALSYKKDLEKYKDLDEDEILNKLSEEELKQLESALEEMDPENALLPAGLRQKDHTSKDATGKFDRDRLLKHLEKEAIEYKDREDIIPFTGERKGKAFVPKQRPIETRQEDVTTLDPELEEALCSATDTELCDLAAILGVHTLVTSNQTYDGTGGKDGYNNVIKGEKMNPVFDEPPNPTNVDDTLQRIKSNDSSLTEVNLNNIKNIPIPTLKDLAKAMERNTHVKKFSLAATRSNDPIAVAFSDMLRENKTLRSLNLESNFITGVGVQALVDALRDNDAVIEIKIDNQRQQLGTTVEMEIAKMLEQNNSIVKFGYHFTQQGPRSRAAAAITKNNDLVRKKRVEADL encoded by the exons ATGGCGTTGTCGTACAAGAAGGACCTGGAAAAGTACAAGGATCTGGATGAAGATGAAATCCTCAACAAGCTGTCGGAGGAGGAGCTCAAGCAGCTGGAGTCTGCTCTCGAGGAGATGGATCCTGAG aatgCTCTTCTCCCAGCGGGTTTACGTCAGAAGGACCATACGTCCAAGGACGCAACAGGAAAGTTCGACCGGGACCGTCTGCTCAAACACCTGGAGAAGGAAGCCATCGAGTACAAGGACAGAGAGGATATAATTCCCTTcactggagagagaaaag GTAAAGCATTTGTTCCTAAGCAGAGACCTATAGAAACGCGTCAGGAAGATGTCACAACCCTCGATCCAGAATTGGAGGAAGCCCTGTGCAGcgccacagacacagagctgtgtgATCTAGCAG CGATCCTGGGTGTTCACACGCTGGTCACCAGTAATCAGACATACGATGGGACCGGTGGCAAAGACGGTTACAACA ATGTGATCAAAGGGGAGAAGATGAACCCAGTGTTTGACGAGCCTCCCAATCCCACCAACGTCGACGACACCCTGCAGAGGATAAAGAGCAACGACAGCTCCCTCACGGAGGTCAACCTCAACAACATTAag AACATTCCCATTCCCACCCTGAAGGACTTGGCCAAAGCCATGGAGAGGAACACTCACGTCAAGAAGTTCAGCCTGGCAGCAACACGGAGTAACGACCCAATTGCTGTG GCGTTCAGTGACATGCTGCGGGAGAACAAAACGTTGCGAAGTTTGAACTTGGAGTCCAACTTCATCACCGGGGTCGGGGTGCAGGCTTTGGTTGACGCTTTGCGAGACAACGACGCAGTTATAGAGATCAAGATAGACAACCAG aggcagcagctggGCACCACTGTAGAGATGGAGATAGCTAAAATGTTGGAGCAGAACAACAGCATAGTGAAGTTTGGCTACCACTTCACCCAGCAAGGACCTCGCTCCAGAGCCGCCGCAGCTATCACCAAGAACAACGACCTGg TTCGCAAGAAGCGAGTGGAAGCGGACCTGTAG
- the tmod2 gene encoding tropomodulin-2 isoform X2 has product MALSYKKDLEKYKDLDEDEILNKLSEEELKQLESALEEMDPENALLPAGLRQKDHTSKDATGKFDRDRLLKHLEKEAIEYKDREDIIPFTGERKGKAFVPKQRPIETRQEDVTTLDPELEEALCSATDTELCDLAAILGVHTLVTSNQTYDGTGGKDGYNNVIKGEKMNPVFDEPPNPTNVDDTLQRIKSNDSSLTEVNLNNIKNIPIPTLKDLAKAMERNTHVKKFSLAATRSNDPIAVAFSDMLRENKTLRSLNLESNFITGVGVQALVDALRDNDAVIEIKIDNQRQQLGTTVEMEIAKMLEQNNSIVKFGYHFTQQGPRSRAAAAITKNNDLGTTHTHTHTHTHT; this is encoded by the exons ATGGCGTTGTCGTACAAGAAGGACCTGGAAAAGTACAAGGATCTGGATGAAGATGAAATCCTCAACAAGCTGTCGGAGGAGGAGCTCAAGCAGCTGGAGTCTGCTCTCGAGGAGATGGATCCTGAG aatgCTCTTCTCCCAGCGGGTTTACGTCAGAAGGACCATACGTCCAAGGACGCAACAGGAAAGTTCGACCGGGACCGTCTGCTCAAACACCTGGAGAAGGAAGCCATCGAGTACAAGGACAGAGAGGATATAATTCCCTTcactggagagagaaaag GTAAAGCATTTGTTCCTAAGCAGAGACCTATAGAAACGCGTCAGGAAGATGTCACAACCCTCGATCCAGAATTGGAGGAAGCCCTGTGCAGcgccacagacacagagctgtgtgATCTAGCAG CGATCCTGGGTGTTCACACGCTGGTCACCAGTAATCAGACATACGATGGGACCGGTGGCAAAGACGGTTACAACA ATGTGATCAAAGGGGAGAAGATGAACCCAGTGTTTGACGAGCCTCCCAATCCCACCAACGTCGACGACACCCTGCAGAGGATAAAGAGCAACGACAGCTCCCTCACGGAGGTCAACCTCAACAACATTAag AACATTCCCATTCCCACCCTGAAGGACTTGGCCAAAGCCATGGAGAGGAACACTCACGTCAAGAAGTTCAGCCTGGCAGCAACACGGAGTAACGACCCAATTGCTGTG GCGTTCAGTGACATGCTGCGGGAGAACAAAACGTTGCGAAGTTTGAACTTGGAGTCCAACTTCATCACCGGGGTCGGGGTGCAGGCTTTGGTTGACGCTTTGCGAGACAACGACGCAGTTATAGAGATCAAGATAGACAACCAG aggcagcagctggGCACCACTGTAGAGATGGAGATAGCTAAAATGTTGGAGCAGAACAACAGCATAGTGAAGTTTGGCTACCACTTCACCCAGCAAGGACCTCGCTCCAGAGCCGCCGCAGCTATCACCAAGAACAACGACCTGggtacgacacacacacacacacacacacacacacacac TTGA